A section of the Rhodobacteraceae bacterium M382 genome encodes:
- the pyrF gene encoding orotidine-5'-phosphate decarboxylase, giving the protein MSAPSTDDRLIVALDVPDALSGLKLAEQLGDCVSFYKIGLGMLTGGGLALANELKQEKGKRIFLDMKLFDIGATVENAVRGLAQFDLDFLTVHGDPHVVRAAKEGAADKDLKILAVTILTSLDRADLDAGLIKPGDVQELVLERAARAFEAGADGVIASPQEAALIRALPASKDRLIVTPGVRPAGADLGDQKRVATPASAIADGADHIVVGRPIWKSPTPRDAAMAILDELKTV; this is encoded by the coding sequence GAAACTCGCCGAGCAGTTGGGGGATTGCGTATCCTTCTACAAAATCGGGCTGGGTATGTTGACCGGCGGCGGATTGGCCCTGGCCAACGAACTCAAGCAGGAGAAGGGCAAGCGTATCTTTCTGGACATGAAGCTGTTCGACATCGGCGCAACCGTAGAGAATGCGGTCCGCGGACTGGCCCAGTTCGACCTGGACTTTCTGACCGTCCACGGTGACCCGCATGTGGTTCGCGCCGCCAAAGAAGGTGCCGCGGACAAGGATCTGAAAATCCTGGCAGTGACCATTCTGACTTCTCTGGATCGCGCCGATCTGGACGCCGGCCTGATCAAGCCAGGAGACGTGCAGGAATTGGTGCTGGAGCGGGCAGCGCGAGCCTTCGAAGCCGGTGCAGATGGCGTTATTGCATCACCACAGGAAGCGGCCTTGATCCGTGCCTTGCCCGCATCCAAGGATCGTCTGATCGTGACCCCTGGTGTCCGACCTGCCGGTGCCGATCTGGGAGATCAGAAACGCGTTGCAACCCCAGCCAGTGCGATTGCTGATGGTGCAGATCACATTGTGGTCGGTCGCCCGATCTGGAAATCCCCAACCCCCCGAGACGCGGCAATGGCGATTCTCGATGAATTGAAGACAGTCTGA
- a CDS encoding NUDIX hydrolase codes for MEFTGAKLALFLGKELLVIRRDDHADIPYPNHWDLPGGGREMGESPEQCALRETQEEVGLELREQDLVWATSYISPEGDLTWFFVSHQPARLVNDVRFGSEGQGWALMAPGQYCAHPLAVPHFADRLRSYLETL; via the coding sequence ATGGAATTTACTGGTGCCAAACTGGCCCTGTTTCTGGGGAAGGAATTGTTGGTCATTCGTCGGGATGATCACGCGGATATCCCTTATCCCAATCATTGGGATTTGCCCGGTGGCGGACGAGAGATGGGCGAAAGCCCTGAGCAATGCGCCTTGCGTGAAACGCAGGAAGAAGTTGGGTTGGAGCTGCGTGAGCAAGATCTGGTTTGGGCAACGTCCTATATCTCGCCCGAAGGCGACTTGACCTGGTTTTTTGTGTCGCATCAGCCCGCTCGGTTGGTGAACGACGTGCGTTTTGGATCAGAAGGTCAGGGATGGGCGTTAATGGCTCCGGGGCAATATTGTGCGCACCCATTGGCAGTGCCCCATTTTGCTGACCGGCTGCGCAGCTACCTGGAAACTCTCTGA